One window of the Pyrus communis chromosome 17, drPyrComm1.1, whole genome shotgun sequence genome contains the following:
- the LOC137723102 gene encoding deoxyribodipyrimidine photo-lyase — protein sequence MAANSATATVQPCRIRILKEGSKLADQISGPVVYWMFRDQRVRDNWALIHAIEHARKASVPMAVAFNLFDQFLGAKARQLGFMLRGLQQLQSDLEETHQIPFFLFRGKAEETIPNFVGECGASLLVTDFSPLREVQKCKQEICKAVSDFVTIHEVDAHNVVPIWAASEKLEYSARTIRSKINVKLPQYLVEFPKLQPPLTKWVGVNRLIDWDGLIDEVLRKGAEVPEIDWCESGERAAMEVLMGSKNGFLTKRLKGYSSDRNNPLKPGGLSGLSPYLHFGQLSAQRCALEARSRRKLCPEAVDAFLEELIVRRELADNFCFYQPHYDSLQGAWEWARKTLADHASDMREHIYTKEQLENAQTADPLWNASQLEMVYYGKMHGFMRMYWAKKILEWTRGPEEALEISIYLNNKYEIDGRDPNGYVGCMWSICGVHDQGWKERPIFGKIRYMNYAGCKRKFDVDGYISYVKRMLVETKKRKADCLLSRKAKEHCT from the exons ATGGCCGCCAACTCCGCCACCGCCACAGTTCAACCGTGTCGGATTCGGATTCTGAAGGAAGGCTCCAAGCTGGCCGATCAAATTTCCGGTCCCGTGGTTTACTGGATGTTCAGAGACCAAAGGGTTAGAGACAATTGGGCGTTGATCCACGCCATTGAGCATGCCCGCAAGGCCAGTGTCCCCATGGCCGTCGCGTTCAATCTGTTCGATCAGTTTCTTGGCGCCAAAGCCCGCCAATTAGGGTTTATGCTGAGGGGCTTGCAGCAATTGCAGAGTGATCTTGAAGAAACGCATCAAATTCCATTTTTCCTCTTCCGG GGAAAAGCTGAGGAGACAATTCCCAATTTTGTGGGTGAATGTGGGGCTTCACTTTTAGTAACAGACTTTTCGCCGTTGCGGGAAGTCCAGAAATGTAAACAGGAAATTTGCAAGGCAGTTAGTGATTTTGTGACGATACATGAAGTTGATGCCCACAATGTAGTGCCAATTTGGGCAGCATCAGAGAAGTTGGAGTATAGTGCTAGGACTATAAGGAGTAAGATAAATGTAAAGCTTCCTCAGTACCTTGTTGAGTTTCCTAAGCTGCAGCCACCGCTTACAAAATGGGTGGGTGTAAATCGGTTGATTGACTGGGATGGCCTTATTGACGAAGTTTTGAG GAAAGGAGCAGAAGTTCCTGAAATTGATTGGTGTGAATCGGGAGAAAGGGCGGCAATGGAAGTTTTGATGGGCAGCAAAAATGGGTTCTTGACAAAAAGGTTGAAGGGTTATTCGTCGGATCGAAATAACCCTTTGAAACCAGGAGGACTTTCTGGTCTTTCTCCTTATTTGCATTTTGGGCAATTATCTGCACAGAGGTGTGCCTTAGAGGCACGCAGCAGACGGAAACTCTGCCCCGAG GCAGTCGATGCATTTTTAGAGGAGTTGATTGTGCGCAGAGAACTTGCCGATAACTTCTGCTTCTACCAGCCTCATTATGATTCATTACAAGGGGCATGGGAATGGGCTCGCAAGACGTTGGCAGACCATGCTTCTGATATGAGAGAGCATATTTACAC GAAGGAACAATTGGAGAATGCACAAACAGCTGATCCT CTTTGGAATGCCTCCCAATTGGAGATGGTTTATTATGGGAAGATGCATGGGTTTATGCG GATGTATTGGGCAAAAAAGATCCTTGAGTGGACAAGAGGACCTGAAGAAGCCCTTGAAATATCCATATACCTAAATAACAAG TATGAAATAGATGGAAGGGATCCAAATGGATACGTCGGTTGCATGTGGTCAATCTGTGGTGTTCACGACCAG GGTTGGAAGGAACGACCAATTTTTGGGAAAATACGGTACATGAACTATGCAGGCTGCAAAAGGAAATTCGATGTCGATGGGTACATTTCCTATGTCAAGAGGATGCTTGTTGAAACCAAGAAGAGAAAAGCAGACTGCCTGCTCAGTAGAAAGGCCAAAGAACATTGCACTTAG